From Bacillus sp. FSL K6-3431, the proteins below share one genomic window:
- a CDS encoding enoyl-CoA hydratase: protein MAFLTISKEEDIAILTINRPPANALSSDMIRGISQVMDDLKKDDQVRAILIHGEGRFFSAGADIKEFTEIKSGEEFAELAARGQKAFERIENYPKPVIAAIHGAALGGGLELAMACHIRLVSEDAKLGLPELQLGLIPGFAGTQRLPRLIGVAKAAELLLTSESITGVEAVQYGLANHAYPEDQLLKKAKEMVRIIANKSPASVKAVIELLQYSKTDQFNEGVKQEAEKFAVVFDSNDGKEGIQAFIEKRKPIFTGK, encoded by the coding sequence ATGGCATTTTTAACAATTTCTAAAGAAGAGGATATCGCAATTCTTACGATTAATCGTCCTCCAGCTAATGCACTTTCTTCAGACATGATTCGTGGGATTTCACAAGTAATGGATGACTTAAAAAAAGATGATCAGGTTCGAGCCATTCTCATCCATGGAGAAGGACGTTTTTTCTCAGCAGGTGCTGATATAAAAGAATTTACGGAAATTAAAAGTGGTGAGGAATTTGCGGAATTAGCGGCACGGGGACAAAAGGCCTTTGAGAGAATTGAAAACTATCCAAAGCCTGTCATCGCTGCGATACATGGAGCTGCTTTAGGAGGTGGCCTTGAGTTGGCAATGGCTTGTCACATAAGACTTGTTAGTGAGGATGCTAAGCTCGGTTTGCCAGAATTACAGCTTGGTTTAATCCCGGGATTTGCAGGGACACAACGTTTACCTAGGCTTATAGGTGTAGCAAAAGCCGCAGAATTACTATTAACTAGCGAATCTATTACGGGAGTCGAAGCGGTACAGTATGGTCTTGCTAACCACGCCTATCCAGAAGATCAATTATTAAAAAAGGCAAAAGAAATGGTAAGGATAATCGCAAACAAAAGTCCTGCTTCAGTAAAAGCAGTTATTGAATTGCTCCAATATAGTAAAACCGATCAATTTAATGAAGGTGTCAAACAAGAAGCAGAGAAATTTGCAGTTGTCTTTGATTCTAATGATGGTAAAGAAGGAATCCAGGCATTTATAGAAAAAAGAAAGCCAATATTTACGGGGAAATAA
- a CDS encoding electron transfer flavoprotein subunit beta/FixA family protein → MNIFVIMKRTFDTEEKISISSGSINEDGAEFIINPYDEYAIEEAIRVRDDHGGEVTVLTVGEEEAEKQLRTALAMGADKAVIINIEDVVEECDQYTVATIIGEYLKDKAVDLILAGNVAIDGGSGQVGPRVADILDINYITTITKLNISGETVTVTRDVEGDSEIIHTTLPLLVTAQQGLNDPRYPSLPGIMKAKKKPLNELELDDLGLDEDDVEAKTKTMDIFLPPAKEAGRILEGELETQVKELAGLLTKII, encoded by the coding sequence ATGAATATCTTTGTAATTATGAAAAGGACATTTGATACCGAAGAAAAGATTTCTATCTCAAGCGGTTCAATTAACGAAGACGGTGCTGAATTTATTATTAACCCATATGATGAATATGCCATTGAGGAAGCGATTCGCGTGCGGGATGACCACGGCGGGGAAGTAACTGTACTTACGGTTGGTGAGGAAGAAGCTGAAAAGCAGTTACGAACTGCACTTGCGATGGGTGCTGATAAAGCAGTAATTATTAATATAGAAGATGTCGTGGAAGAATGTGATCAATATACGGTTGCAACGATTATCGGTGAATATTTAAAAGATAAAGCGGTAGATTTAATTCTTGCAGGCAATGTCGCTATTGACGGTGGATCAGGACAAGTCGGGCCTAGGGTAGCGGATATATTAGATATTAATTATATTACTACGATTACAAAGTTAAATATTTCAGGTGAAACAGTAACTGTTACGCGAGATGTTGAAGGAGATTCTGAAATTATTCATACAACGCTTCCATTGCTTGTAACGGCTCAACAGGGATTAAATGATCCTCGTTATCCATCGCTTCCAGGTATTATGAAAGCAAAGAAAAAGCCATTGAATGAATTGGAGCTAGATGATCTTGGTTTAGATGAAGATGATGTAGAAGCGAAAACAAAAACAATGGACATTTTCCTACCTCCTGCAAAAGAAGCCGGTAGAATTCTGGAAGGCGAGCTAGAAACACAAGTGAAGGAACTGGCAGGTTTGTTAACGAAAATAATTTAA
- a CDS encoding electron transfer flavoprotein subunit alpha/FixB family protein, whose protein sequence is MGKKLLVLGELRDGTLRNVSFEAIAAGKKIAGDGEVVAVLLGDSARTNAEEMIHYGADRVIIVENEKLGHYTSDGFSQAFLAVIKQEKPDGIVFGHTALGKDLSPKIASKLNSGLISDVTSIEVDGEELVFIRPIFSGKAFEKKAILAGTTFITIRPNNIEPLRKDDSRSGDVASISVDIKDLRTIIQDIVRKTSEGVDLSEAKVIIAGGRGVKSAEGFEPLQALADVLGGAVGASRGACDADYCDYSLQIGQTGKVVTPDLYIACGISGAIQHIAGMSNSKVIVAINKDPEASIFTVADYGIVADLFEVVPLLTEEFRKIKAASS, encoded by the coding sequence ATGGGGAAAAAACTACTTGTATTGGGAGAATTGCGAGATGGAACATTAAGAAATGTCTCTTTTGAAGCAATTGCAGCGGGGAAAAAAATAGCTGGTGATGGAGAAGTGGTAGCTGTGTTGCTCGGTGACTCAGCACGAACAAACGCGGAAGAAATGATTCATTACGGAGCAGACCGCGTGATCATTGTAGAAAATGAAAAGTTGGGACATTATACTTCAGATGGATTCTCTCAAGCATTTTTAGCTGTCATAAAGCAAGAAAAACCTGATGGCATCGTATTTGGCCACACTGCACTCGGAAAGGATTTATCACCGAAAATTGCAAGTAAATTAAATAGTGGTTTAATATCGGATGTGACTTCGATCGAAGTAGATGGAGAAGAGTTAGTATTTATTAGACCGATATTTTCGGGAAAAGCTTTTGAAAAGAAAGCAATTTTAGCAGGTACCACTTTTATCACAATTAGGCCAAACAATATTGAACCGCTGCGAAAAGATGACTCAAGAAGCGGAGATGTGGCATCCATATCAGTTGATATCAAGGATTTACGAACAATTATTCAAGACATTGTAAGGAAGACTAGTGAAGGTGTGGATTTATCTGAAGCGAAAGTGATCATCGCTGGTGGGCGTGGCGTAAAAAGCGCAGAAGGTTTCGAGCCTCTTCAAGCACTAGCCGATGTACTCGGTGGCGCTGTTGGAGCATCACGTGGAGCTTGTGACGCAGATTATTGCGATTACTCATTACAAATAGGCCAAACTGGGAAGGTCGTCACGCCTGATCTATACATTGCATGTGGGATTTCCGGTGCCATTCAGCATATAGCAGGTATGTCTAACTCTAAAGTAATTGTGGCAATTAACAAGGATCCTGAAGCATCAATATTCACTGTTGCAGATTATGGGATTGTTGCTGATCTGTTCGAAGTTGTTCCTTTGTTAACGGAAGAATTTCGCAAAATCAAAGCCGCTTCGTCTTGA
- the trxA gene encoding thioredoxin → MAIIHATDLDFATEIGEGVVLVDFWAPWCGPCKMIAPVLEELDAELGEKAKIVKVDVDDNQETAGQYGIMSIPTLVVFKDGEQVDKAVGFQSKDQLAELLNKHM, encoded by the coding sequence ATGGCAATAATACATGCAACAGACCTAGACTTTGCTACTGAAATTGGCGAAGGTGTCGTATTAGTAGACTTTTGGGCTCCATGGTGTGGGCCTTGTAAAATGATTGCACCGGTTCTTGAAGAACTTGACGCTGAATTGGGCGAAAAAGCAAAAATTGTAAAAGTAGATGTTGACGATAACCAAGAAACAGCAGGTCAATATGGAATCATGAGTATTCCAACATTAGTTGTTTTTAAAGATGGTGAGCAAGTCGACAAAGCAGTTGGCTTTCAATCTAAAGATCAACTTGCAGAGTTACTGAATAAACATATGTAA
- the uvrC gene encoding excinuclease ABC subunit UvrC produces MNERIGHKLEILPDQPGCYLMKDRQGTIIYVGKAKVLKNRVRSYFTGSHDTKTQRLVSEIVDFEYIVTSSDIEALILEMNLIKKHDPKYNIMLKDDKSYPYIKLTNERHPKLIITRKVKKDKGKYFGPYPNAHSANETKKLLDRLYPLRKCQTLPDRVCLYYHLGQCLAPCVYEVKTETYKEMTDEITRFLNGGYSTIKVDLQKKMLEASENLEFERASEYRDQISHIEATMEKQKMMTSDFTDRDVFGYALDKGWMCVQVFFIRQGKLIEREVSLFPVYGEKAEEFLTYLGQFYSIPENFKPKEILIPEAADEMLAEQLLQVKVLKPKKGQKKELVKLACKNAQISLGEKFSLIERDEERTVHAIDKLGNAMDIYTPYRIEAFDNSNIQGSNPVSALVVFINGKPEKKEYRKYKIKTVKGPDDYESMREVVRRRYTRVLRDKLPLPDLILIDGGKGQIDTVKEIIEDELGLDIPVAGLAKDDKHRTSQLLFGNPLEIIPLDRNSQEFYLLQRIQDEVHRFAITFHRQLRGKSAFQSALDDIDGIGPVRKKKLLRHFGSLKKMKEAEVEDFIELGLPTKIAEALKENLEQ; encoded by the coding sequence ATGAATGAAAGAATCGGCCATAAATTAGAGATTTTGCCGGATCAACCAGGTTGTTATTTAATGAAAGATCGGCAGGGTACGATTATTTATGTTGGAAAGGCAAAAGTTTTAAAAAACCGGGTACGTTCTTATTTTACAGGTTCACATGATACAAAAACACAGAGACTTGTTAGTGAAATCGTTGATTTTGAATATATCGTTACATCTTCAGATATTGAAGCACTTATTTTAGAAATGAATTTGATTAAAAAGCATGATCCTAAATACAATATCATGCTCAAAGATGATAAAAGCTATCCATATATAAAGTTAACGAATGAACGTCATCCAAAACTAATTATTACACGTAAAGTAAAAAAAGATAAAGGTAAATATTTTGGCCCATATCCGAATGCGCATTCAGCAAATGAAACGAAAAAACTGCTTGATCGGCTGTATCCATTAAGGAAATGCCAGACACTACCAGATCGAGTTTGTTTATATTATCATCTGGGACAATGTCTAGCTCCATGTGTATATGAAGTGAAAACAGAAACATATAAAGAAATGACGGATGAAATTACTCGTTTTCTAAATGGTGGATACTCGACGATCAAAGTGGATTTGCAGAAAAAGATGCTGGAGGCTTCTGAAAATCTCGAGTTTGAAAGGGCATCAGAATATCGTGATCAAATATCTCATATAGAGGCAACGATGGAAAAACAGAAAATGATGACATCTGATTTTACAGATCGAGATGTTTTTGGATATGCGTTGGATAAAGGGTGGATGTGTGTCCAGGTATTTTTCATTCGACAGGGAAAATTAATTGAGCGAGAGGTGTCACTGTTTCCTGTTTATGGTGAAAAAGCGGAAGAGTTTCTCACATATCTAGGGCAATTTTATTCCATTCCAGAAAACTTTAAACCGAAAGAGATATTAATACCAGAAGCCGCTGACGAAATGTTAGCGGAACAATTATTACAAGTTAAAGTACTAAAACCAAAAAAGGGTCAAAAAAAAGAATTAGTTAAACTAGCGTGTAAAAATGCACAAATTTCTTTAGGTGAGAAATTCTCTCTTATTGAACGTGATGAAGAGCGAACTGTCCATGCAATCGATAAACTAGGAAATGCTATGGATATATACACTCCATATAGAATTGAGGCATTTGATAACTCGAATATTCAAGGATCCAATCCCGTTTCCGCCCTTGTCGTATTTATTAATGGGAAGCCAGAAAAAAAGGAATACCGAAAATACAAAATTAAAACAGTTAAAGGGCCTGACGATTATGAGTCAATGAGGGAAGTTGTAAGAAGAAGATATACAAGAGTGTTACGAGATAAACTCCCGCTTCCTGATTTGATACTGATTGATGGTGGGAAAGGTCAAATTGATACGGTAAAAGAAATTATCGAAGACGAGCTTGGCTTAGATATTCCTGTCGCCGGGTTAGCAAAAGATGATAAGCATCGTACATCACAGCTGCTATTTGGTAATCCGCTTGAAATTATTCCACTTGATCGTAATAGTCAGGAATTTTATTTATTACAAAGAATTCAAGATGAAGTCCATCGATTTGCAATTACCTTCCACAGGCAATTGCGAGGAAAGTCAGCATTTCAGTCAGCATTAGATGATATAGATGGTATTGGACCTGTTAGAAAGAAAAAGCTACTTCGCCATTTTGGTTCATTGAAAAAAATGAAAGAAGCTGAGGTAGAGGATTTTATAGAACTGGGCTTGCCAACTAAAATTGCGGAGGCACTAAAGGAAAACTTAGAACAATAA
- a CDS encoding aspartate kinase, whose protein sequence is MGTIVIKFGGSSLSTTDKIKQAAERIANYKKSGKEVVVVVSAMGKTTDQLLHLAGQITDNPANREMDMLLTTGEQVSISLLSMALTEMGMPAVSFTGWQAGIVTEQVHSNARIVDVKIKPIEEKLAEGKIVVAAGFQGVTEDGEITTLGRGGSDTTAVALAAALGAERCLICTDVTGVYTSDPRYVSQARKLSVVSYDEMLELANLGAGVLHPRAVEFAKNYNLVLEVRSSTEDEDGTVIKEEVSMENNLIVRGVAFEKDITRLTIFGLKDEITGLSSIFSVLAKNAIDVDIIIQSQIDGNKTNLSFSIKNKDRQATVDILESQKETLGFESIEYEAGLAKVSIVGSGMVSNPGVAAHMFQVLADENIQIKMVSTSEIKVSAVVEEDKMTSAAQTLHEAFDLGAVVEEVK, encoded by the coding sequence ATGGGAACAATTGTTATCAAGTTTGGTGGTTCATCGCTTAGTACCACAGATAAAATTAAACAAGCGGCGGAGCGAATTGCAAATTATAAGAAAAGTGGAAAAGAAGTGGTAGTGGTTGTTTCAGCAATGGGGAAAACAACAGACCAACTGCTACATCTTGCAGGGCAGATTACTGATAACCCGGCCAATAGAGAAATGGACATGCTTTTAACTACTGGAGAGCAGGTTTCTATTTCGCTTTTATCTATGGCTCTTACGGAAATGGGAATGCCTGCGGTATCTTTCACTGGTTGGCAGGCTGGAATTGTGACAGAACAAGTTCATTCCAATGCAAGAATTGTGGATGTGAAAATAAAGCCTATCGAAGAAAAGTTAGCAGAAGGTAAAATAGTTGTTGCTGCAGGATTTCAAGGCGTGACAGAAGATGGAGAGATTACAACGCTGGGTAGAGGTGGATCAGATACAACTGCTGTTGCTCTAGCAGCTGCTTTAGGTGCTGAACGTTGTCTTATTTGTACAGATGTGACAGGAGTGTATACATCTGACCCGCGCTATGTATCCCAGGCTCGTAAATTATCCGTTGTCTCATATGATGAAATGCTAGAACTCGCTAATTTAGGAGCTGGCGTTTTACATCCGCGTGCAGTTGAATTTGCAAAAAATTACAATCTAGTGCTTGAAGTACGTTCAAGCACAGAAGATGAAGATGGAACCGTAATTAAGGAGGAAGTATCCATGGAAAATAATTTAATCGTTCGAGGTGTTGCTTTTGAGAAAGATATTACAAGACTGACTATTTTTGGTTTGAAAGATGAAATAACAGGCTTGTCTTCGATCTTTTCAGTATTGGCTAAAAATGCAATAGACGTAGATATTATTATTCAAAGTCAAATAGATGGAAATAAAACAAATTTATCTTTTTCAATTAAAAATAAAGATCGCCAAGCTACTGTCGATATTCTTGAAAGTCAAAAAGAGACTCTTGGATTTGAAAGTATTGAATATGAAGCAGGTCTGGCGAAAGTGTCGATCGTTGGTTCGGGTATGGTCTCTAATCCTGGTGTTGCTGCTCATATGTTCCAAGTATTAGCAGATGAAAATATCCAAATTAAAATGGTTAGTACATCGGAGATTAAAGTATCAGCAGTAGTAGAAGAAGATAAAATGACTTCTGCAGCGCAAACATTACATGAAGCGTTCGATCTTGGTGCGGTAGTGGAAGAAGTAAAATAA
- a CDS encoding YslB family protein yields MKSSIEKKVATQNDIDESYTVPIFGYELLRDILIPDLLGKDTPEITYWSGKHLARKFPVLSKEESESFFQDAGWGQLRLSSESKNEMKFELSGDIVQRRLQMLTDPSFRLEAGFIAQQVQIQKQVMTEAYEEIVKKQNIVIFTVRWDPKDPIE; encoded by the coding sequence TTGAAATCTTCCATAGAAAAAAAAGTTGCAACGCAAAATGATATAGATGAAAGCTATACTGTACCGATATTTGGCTATGAATTACTTCGGGATATTCTTATTCCTGATTTATTGGGCAAAGACACTCCTGAAATTACATATTGGTCAGGAAAACATTTGGCACGTAAGTTTCCTGTTCTTTCTAAAGAAGAAAGTGAATCTTTTTTTCAAGATGCTGGCTGGGGACAATTACGCCTGAGTAGCGAAAGTAAAAACGAAATGAAGTTTGAACTTAGTGGCGATATCGTGCAAAGAAGATTACAAATGTTAACCGATCCATCATTTCGTCTTGAAGCAGGCTTTATCGCTCAACAGGTACAAATCCAAAAACAAGTGATGACCGAAGCCTATGAAGAGATAGTTAAAAAGCAAAATATAGTTATCTTTACAGTTAGATGGGACCCAAAAGATCCGATTGAATAA
- a CDS encoding succinate dehydrogenase cytochrome b558 subunit, producing MAGKNEFYWRRLHSLLGVIPVGLFVVQHLIINHFATQGEEAFNNASAFMGNLPFVIFLEFAVIYIPILFHGILGIYIAFTAKNNPVKLSYFRNWMFTIQRYTGVLLLAFIAWHVWETRIQKAFFGVEVNFKMMEDILSNPLVLILYLIGILSATFHLSNGLWSFLVRWGITQSPKSQRISSWVMVGVFVIISIIGVRAAFAFVYPDLFF from the coding sequence GTGGCAGGGAAAAATGAATTTTATTGGCGCAGATTGCACTCATTATTGGGTGTTATTCCGGTGGGCCTTTTTGTAGTGCAGCACTTAATCATTAATCACTTTGCTACGCAGGGTGAAGAAGCATTTAATAATGCTTCGGCATTTATGGGAAATCTTCCTTTTGTAATTTTCCTTGAATTTGCAGTAATATACATACCAATTTTGTTTCATGGAATTCTTGGAATTTATATCGCGTTCACTGCAAAAAACAATCCAGTCAAGCTAAGTTACTTTCGAAATTGGATGTTTACCATCCAACGTTATACAGGCGTGCTTTTATTGGCATTCATTGCATGGCATGTATGGGAAACTCGTATTCAAAAGGCATTCTTTGGTGTAGAAGTTAATTTTAAAATGATGGAAGATATTTTATCAAACCCGTTAGTATTGATCTTATATTTAATCGGTATTCTATCTGCTACATTCCATCTATCAAATGGTCTTTGGTCATTCCTAGTTAGATGGGGAATTACGCAATCACCTAAATCACAACGTATTTCATCTTGGGTAATGGTTGGAGTATTTGTCATCATTTCAATTATTGGTGTCCGTGCGGCATTTGCATTCGTATACCCAGATCTATTCTTCTAA
- the sdhA gene encoding succinate dehydrogenase flavoprotein subunit, which yields MSKGKIIVVGGGLAGLMATIKIAEEGKQVDLFSLVPVKRSHSVCAQGGINGAVNTKGEGDSPSIHFDDTVYGGDFLANQPPVKAMCDAAPGIINLLDRMGVMFNRTPEGLLDFRRFGGTQHHRTAYAGATTGQQLLYALDEQVRRHEVAGLVSKYEGWEFLGIIKDDEGNCRGIVAQNLTSMEIKSFPADAVIMASGGPGIIFGKSTNSVINTGAAASIVYQQGAAYANGEFIQIHPTAIPGDDKLRLMSESARGEGGRVWTYKDGKPWYFLEEKYPAYGNLVPRDIATREIFDVCVNMKLGINGENMVYLDLSHKDPHELDVKLGGIIEIYEKFTGDDPRKVPMKIFPAVHYSMGGLWVDFDQHTSIPGLFAAGECDYSQHGANRLGANSLLSAIYGGMVAGPEAVKYIDGLEISADALPSSLFDDAAKKEQEKWADIMSLDGTENAYVLHKELGEWMTNNVTVVRYNDKLQQTDDKIVELIERYKNININDTANWSNQGATFTRQLWHMLQLARVITIGALNRNESRGAHYKPDYPERNDEEFLKTTMATYNPVTNSPEFSYEDVDVSLIKPRKRDYSKQKEEK from the coding sequence ATGAGCAAAGGTAAAATCATCGTGGTCGGCGGTGGATTAGCCGGCTTGATGGCTACAATAAAAATCGCAGAAGAAGGTAAACAAGTTGACCTTTTTTCATTAGTACCTGTGAAACGATCCCATTCTGTCTGTGCGCAGGGCGGAATTAACGGAGCTGTAAATACAAAGGGTGAAGGAGACTCTCCTTCCATCCATTTTGACGATACAGTATACGGTGGAGACTTTTTAGCAAACCAACCACCAGTTAAAGCAATGTGCGATGCTGCACCAGGAATTATTAACTTGCTAGACCGTATGGGTGTTATGTTTAACAGAACACCTGAAGGATTGCTAGATTTCCGTCGTTTCGGTGGAACACAGCATCACAGAACGGCATATGCAGGTGCAACCACAGGACAGCAACTTTTATATGCACTTGATGAGCAAGTACGTCGCCATGAAGTTGCAGGTCTTGTTAGTAAATATGAGGGATGGGAATTCCTTGGTATTATCAAAGATGATGAAGGTAATTGTCGTGGAATTGTTGCACAAAATTTAACGTCTATGGAAATTAAATCGTTCCCTGCAGACGCCGTTATTATGGCATCAGGTGGACCAGGTATTATTTTTGGGAAATCAACAAATTCAGTTATCAATACAGGTGCAGCTGCATCCATCGTATATCAACAAGGTGCAGCGTATGCAAACGGAGAGTTTATCCAAATCCATCCAACGGCCATTCCTGGAGATGATAAACTTCGCTTAATGAGTGAATCTGCACGTGGTGAAGGTGGACGAGTTTGGACTTATAAAGACGGAAAACCATGGTATTTCCTTGAGGAAAAATATCCAGCATATGGTAACCTTGTACCTCGTGACATTGCAACACGGGAAATTTTTGATGTTTGTGTCAATATGAAGCTTGGTATTAACGGAGAAAACATGGTATATCTTGATCTATCTCATAAAGATCCACATGAGCTTGACGTGAAACTTGGTGGTATCATCGAAATCTATGAGAAATTTACAGGTGATGACCCGCGTAAAGTTCCAATGAAGATTTTCCCTGCGGTCCATTATTCAATGGGTGGTTTGTGGGTTGATTTTGATCAACATACGAGTATTCCAGGACTGTTTGCCGCTGGAGAATGTGATTATTCACAACATGGGGCGAATCGCTTAGGTGCTAACTCACTACTTTCAGCTATTTATGGCGGAATGGTCGCTGGACCTGAAGCTGTTAAATATATTGATGGTCTTGAGATAAGTGCAGATGCCTTACCATCTTCATTGTTTGACGATGCAGCTAAAAAAGAACAAGAAAAATGGGCAGACATCATGTCACTTGATGGTACCGAAAATGCGTATGTTCTTCACAAAGAATTAGGCGAATGGATGACAAACAATGTAACTGTTGTTCGTTATAATGATAAATTGCAACAAACAGACGATAAAATTGTTGAGTTAATAGAGCGCTATAAAAATATTAACATTAATGATACAGCTAACTGGAGTAACCAAGGGGCTACGTTCACTAGACAATTATGGCATATGCTTCAATTAGCGCGTGTCATCACTATCGGTGCTTTAAATCGTAATGAGAGTCGTGGAGCTCACTACAAGCCAGATTATCCTGAGCGAAATGATGAAGAATTCTTGAAAACAACGATGGCGACATATAATCCGGTTACGAATTCTCCAGAATTCAGTTATGAAGATGTGGATGTATCCCTTATTAAGCCTCGTAAACGCGACTATTCTAAACAGAAAGAGGAGAAATAA
- the sdhB gene encoding succinate dehydrogenase iron-sulfur subunit: MSENKKVTFIITRQDNPESQPYDESFTLDYRPNMNVISALMEIRRNPINAEGKKTTPVNWDMNCLEEVCGACSMNINGKPRQSCTALVDKLEQPIRLAPMATFPVVRDLVIDRSRMFDSLKRIKAWIPIDGTYDLGPGPRMPERKRQWAYELSKCMTCGVCLEACPNVNSQSEFIGPAFLSLVRLYNAHPTGAMNKDERLEALMSDGGISNCGNSQNCVEVCPKGIPLTTSIASMNRATNIQMFKNFFGSDHMVD, from the coding sequence ATGAGTGAAAATAAAAAAGTTACCTTTATCATAACTCGTCAAGATAACCCTGAATCACAGCCATATGATGAATCATTCACACTAGACTATCGTCCGAACATGAATGTAATTTCGGCTTTAATGGAAATTCGTCGTAACCCGATCAATGCAGAAGGGAAAAAGACTACTCCGGTTAATTGGGATATGAACTGTCTTGAGGAAGTATGTGGAGCGTGTTCGATGAACATAAATGGAAAACCACGTCAATCTTGCACAGCGCTTGTCGATAAACTAGAACAGCCTATTCGCCTTGCACCGATGGCTACATTCCCTGTTGTGCGTGATCTTGTAATCGACAGAAGCAGAATGTTTGATTCCTTAAAACGCATCAAAGCATGGATTCCAATCGATGGAACGTACGATCTTGGGCCAGGACCACGGATGCCAGAAAGAAAACGTCAATGGGCATATGAATTATCAAAATGTATGACATGTGGCGTTTGTCTGGAAGCATGCCCAAATGTAAATAGCCAATCTGAGTTTATTGGACCTGCATTCCTATCCCTTGTTCGTTTATATAATGCGCACCCAACGGGTGCGATGAATAAAGACGAACGCTTAGAAGCATTAATGAGTGATGGCGGTATTTCTAACTGTGGAAACTCACAAAACTGTGTGGAAGTATGTCCTAAAGGCATTCCACTTACAACTTCAATCGCATCAATGAACCGTGCAACAAACATACAAATGTTTAAAAACTTCTTCGGAAGCGATCATATGGTGGACTAA
- a CDS encoding acyl-CoA thioesterase, with translation MKLITYIKDMASWKSEFTFFHEIKVRFSETDMFGHMNNTVPFVYFEEARIEYFKHLGFMDNWLNLDNDTIPVVADLQCDFHMQVYFGENLKVYVKSMKVGTTSVDLHYMGVKEDGSVCFTGRGRMVQYSKKNGKGEPWTREMKEKLQ, from the coding sequence TTGAAGCTTATAACATATATTAAAGATATGGCGTCATGGAAAAGTGAATTTACATTTTTCCATGAAATAAAAGTTCGCTTTTCTGAAACTGATATGTTTGGTCATATGAATAATACCGTGCCGTTTGTTTATTTTGAAGAGGCAAGGATCGAGTATTTCAAACACCTTGGTTTTATGGATAACTGGTTAAACCTCGATAATGATACAATCCCTGTTGTAGCAGATCTACAATGTGATTTTCATATGCAAGTTTATTTTGGAGAAAACTTGAAAGTATACGTGAAATCAATGAAAGTAGGCACAACATCTGTTGATCTTCATTATATGGGAGTCAAGGAAGACGGATCGGTTTGTTTTACTGGGCGTGGAAGAATGGTCCAATATTCGAAAAAAAACGGAAAGGGCGAGCCGTGGACGAGAGAAATGAAAGAAAAATTACAATGA
- a CDS encoding helix-turn-helix domain-containing protein — protein MKENEYTHKPLLTKREKEVFELLVQDKTTKDIAKELFISEKTVRNHISNAMQKLGVKGRSQAVVELLRMGELKL, from the coding sequence TTGAAGGAGAATGAATACACTCACAAACCGCTGCTCACAAAGAGAGAAAAAGAAGTATTTGAACTGTTGGTACAAGATAAAACAACAAAAGATATTGCTAAAGAACTGTTTATAAGTGAAAAGACAGTTCGAAATCATATATCAAACGCCATGCAAAAGCTCGGAGTCAAGGGAAGATCTCAAGCTGTCGTAGAATTGCTGCGCATGGGCGAATTAAAGTTATAA